A single region of the Lycium barbarum isolate Lr01 chromosome 2, ASM1917538v2, whole genome shotgun sequence genome encodes:
- the LOC132622911 gene encoding uncharacterized protein LOC132622911, with product MENRRRFFKNQMQTNKSKAKSSTIICKKHPKHKQNPGVCSICLSEKLSLLSRTSRSNTTTITSSCSSSSLSSLSSSSDVSSCSSPPRYRTSTNVLMKSRSLALIMRRRDGGIILDENNNGKKKKGGFLSRLLNPMRNRKDEGLAHSRTMRERVITRLRTTAA from the coding sequence ATGGAAAATAGAAGGAGATTTTTCAAGAATCAGATGCAAACCAACAAAAGCAAAGCAAAGTCTAGTACTATAATTTGCAAGAAGCACCCGAAACATAAGCAAAATCCCGGGGTTTGCTCCATCTGTCTTAGTGAAAAACTCTCTCTGCTTTCAAGAACTTCAAGAAGTAACACGACAACGATtacttcttcttgttcttcttcttctttgtcttCTTTGTCTTCGTCTTCGGACGTGTCCTCATGTTCTTCTCCACCTCGTTATAGAACGAGCACTAATGTGCTCATGAAGAGTAGATCATTGGCTTTGATTATGAGAAGAAGAGATGGTGGAATTATATTAGATGAGAATAACAAtgggaagaaaaagaaaggagggTTTTTGTCTAGATTGCTAAATCCAATGAGAAATCGAAAGGATGAAGGCTTGGCACATTCAAGAACAATGAGAGAGAGGGTTATAACAAGACTCAGAACTACTGCAGCAtga